One window of Legionella pneumophila subsp. pneumophila str. Philadelphia 1 genomic DNA carries:
- a CDS encoding aminoacyl-tRNA deacylase gives MPVKKLKQFLDSHKIKYLSIAHSPAYTAQEIAASAHVSGKQLAKTVIIKMDGRLAMVVLPASDHITFMKLKEAIGTSDLELATESEFEGKFAECDVGAMPPFGNLYGLPVLVSTKLSAQDNILFNAGSHSELMQLSFGDFEKLVKPTLVTL, from the coding sequence ATGCCAGTTAAAAAGCTTAAACAATTTTTGGACAGCCATAAGATAAAATATTTGTCTATAGCTCATTCACCAGCGTACACTGCACAAGAAATCGCTGCTTCTGCTCATGTTTCAGGAAAACAACTGGCAAAGACGGTTATTATAAAAATGGATGGACGTTTAGCCATGGTAGTATTACCTGCAAGTGACCATATTACCTTTATGAAACTTAAAGAAGCTATTGGTACTTCTGATCTTGAACTTGCTACTGAATCAGAGTTTGAAGGGAAATTTGCGGAATGTGATGTTGGAGCTATGCCCCCATTCGGTAATTTGTATGGTTTACCAGTATTGGTGTCGACTAAACTGAGTGCACAGGATAATATCTTATTCAATGCGGGTTCTCATTCGGAATTGATGCAACTCTCTTTTGGTGATTTTGAAAAATTAGTAAAGCCCACATTGGTGACGCTATAG
- a CDS encoding MarR family winged helix-turn-helix transcriptional regulator — protein sequence MYLSSLLKKTNRLLIKRANELIKPYALNHAYTYILMELYNENGLTQSELVQLIEVEQPTLVRTLDRMERDGFITRKPSSMDRRVVHIFLTEKARLLQKKLDECSRMLNHEILAGFSEDEKTKLQELTHRVLDNLRNPIE from the coding sequence ATGTATCTTTCCTCTCTGCTAAAAAAAACAAATCGTTTGTTAATCAAGCGAGCCAATGAATTAATTAAACCTTATGCTCTGAATCATGCCTACACTTATATATTGATGGAACTGTATAATGAAAATGGGTTGACGCAATCTGAATTGGTTCAATTGATTGAAGTGGAACAACCTACCCTTGTAAGAACTTTGGATCGAATGGAAAGAGATGGATTTATTACTCGAAAACCAAGCTCCATGGATAGAAGAGTCGTTCATATTTTTCTTACAGAAAAAGCCAGACTTTTGCAAAAAAAATTAGATGAATGTTCTAGAATGCTTAACCACGAGATACTCGCTGGTTTTTCAGAAGATGAAAAAACAAAATTACAAGAGCTTACTCATCGCGTTCTTGATAATTTAAGGAATCCCATTGAATAA
- a CDS encoding PhzF family phenazine biosynthesis protein, with amino-acid sequence MKSLPIYQVDAFASNLFKGNPAAVCPLDKWLSDETMQAIAAENNLSETAFFVREDEGYRLRWFTPNEEVALCGHATLASSYVLFNQLGFSGKEILFHSLSGKLWVKNTEQGLVMDFPALPYEEIDFRRELEHLNLKKPFKVLQSQFDLMFVYQNAEEVSEAKPDLNAVAHLDYRGLILTAPGTSTDVYSRCFYPGCNVPEDPVTGSAHCVIAPYWCERLKKNHITALQGGLRQGDLYCEVKENRVLLYGNCHLYLEGRIYLP; translated from the coding sequence ATGAAAAGCTTACCAATCTATCAAGTGGATGCATTTGCCTCAAATTTATTCAAAGGTAATCCTGCTGCTGTTTGCCCGTTAGATAAATGGTTAAGTGATGAGACTATGCAAGCCATTGCTGCTGAAAATAATTTATCTGAAACAGCCTTTTTTGTTCGAGAAGATGAGGGATACAGGCTCAGATGGTTTACCCCCAATGAAGAAGTGGCATTATGTGGGCATGCTACTCTTGCCAGCTCTTATGTACTTTTTAATCAATTGGGATTTTCTGGAAAAGAAATTTTATTTCATAGCTTGAGCGGTAAACTATGGGTTAAAAACACAGAGCAAGGCTTGGTTATGGATTTTCCAGCTCTACCTTATGAAGAAATCGATTTTAGAAGGGAACTAGAGCATTTGAATTTAAAAAAACCATTTAAGGTACTACAAAGTCAATTTGATTTGATGTTTGTGTATCAAAATGCAGAAGAAGTGAGTGAGGCCAAGCCTGATTTGAATGCTGTGGCTCATCTTGACTATAGGGGGTTGATTTTAACTGCTCCAGGAACATCAACCGATGTTTATTCTCGTTGTTTTTACCCTGGTTGTAATGTACCAGAAGACCCGGTAACAGGATCTGCTCATTGTGTTATTGCTCCTTATTGGTGTGAACGGTTAAAGAAGAACCATATAACTGCTTTACAAGGAGGTCTCAGACAAGGTGATCTTTATTGTGAAGTGAAGGAAAACAGAGTGTTACTCTATGGAAATTGCCATCTTTATTTGGAAGGAAGAATATATTTGCCATGA
- a CDS encoding GNAT family N-acetyltransferase — MKYLTTSRLLLRAWDREDTIPFYRMSQDPRVMKYFPELWSMDMVKDFIIRMNEQLSQKKFTLWAAEVKDNKQFIGFIGLNAPTWNAHFTPCVEIGWRLATEFWGQGYATEGAKAVLEYAFLDMHIPEIVSFTVPDNSRSRGVMERIGMIRDFAGDFLHPKLVSDHRLAKHVLYRIQNSLIKV; from the coding sequence ATGAAATATTTAACAACCTCAAGGCTTTTGCTAAGAGCTTGGGATAGAGAAGATACTATCCCTTTCTATAGAATGAGTCAGGATCCTCGGGTCATGAAGTATTTCCCCGAATTGTGGTCTATGGATATGGTTAAAGATTTCATTATCAGAATGAATGAACAATTATCTCAAAAAAAATTTACTTTGTGGGCAGCTGAAGTGAAGGACAATAAGCAGTTTATTGGTTTTATTGGATTAAATGCTCCAACCTGGAATGCTCACTTCACTCCTTGTGTAGAGATAGGCTGGCGTTTGGCAACTGAGTTTTGGGGGCAAGGTTATGCTACAGAAGGGGCAAAAGCGGTACTTGAATATGCTTTTCTGGATATGCATATTCCCGAAATAGTTTCTTTTACCGTACCTGATAATTCCCGCTCAAGGGGTGTTATGGAGCGGATTGGGATGATCAGAGATTTTGCGGGAGATTTTTTACATCCTAAATTAGTCTCTGATCACAGGTTAGCGAAGCATGTTTTATATCGTATACAGAATTCCTTAATAAAAGTTTGA